CTACGATAATTTCGGGGAAGCGGAAAGAATTGTACTAAAATAGCTTCGGCTCCGCTCAGCTACCTTAAGTGTTTGGTTTCGAACCCTGAGCGTAGTCGAAGGGTAGAAAGTAGGAAAGAATTATCTTAAAATAAAACTGTCACATCAGAGAATTTTCGATGTCATTATAACAATCAAAAAGAAAGAAACATGATAACCATTACAAACCTAAAAAAGAGTTTTAGAACAGAAGAAGTAGAAACCTTGGCATTGAACAGTGTCAACCTAAAAGTAGAAGATGGCGAGTTTGTTGCCATTATGGGACCATCTGGCTGTGGTAAATCTACATTATTGAACATCATTGGTATGTTGGACAACCCAACGGAGGGTAGCTACAATTTTGCAGGTAATGAAGTGGGAGGCTTAAAGGAGAGCGAGCGTACCCAACTGCGTAAGGGTAATTTAGGTTTTGTATTTCAGAGCTTTAATTTAATAGATGAGCTTACCGTTTTTGAAAACGTAGAGCTACCATTGATCTATTTAAAAATGGGAAAGGCAGAGCGTAAGGAGAAAGTAATGAAAGTGCTGGAACGTATGAAAATAGCACATAGGGAAAAACATTTTCCCCAGCAATTATCAGGTGGTCAGCAGCAACGTGTGGCAATATCAAGAGCGGTGGTTACCAATCCGAAATTGATACTTGCCGATGAGCCAACTGGGAACTTGGATTCTAAAAACGGAATTGAAGTAATGAACTTGTTGACAGAATTGAACCAAGAAGGAACCACAATAGTAATGGTAACACACTCGGACAGAGACTCACATTACGCGCATAGAGTTGTAAATCTATTCGACGGTCAAATCGTAACTGAAAGTCAGAATAGGGCTATAGGTGCCATGATGTAAGGGAGTTTATTCATCAATCAATCATTAATTCTGTTCACTGAGCGGAGCCGAAGTGAAGATTACTAATCGACCAACAAACCAAACCAACCAAACTTATCCCTTAATCACGGATAATTATTTAATCATCAGTCAATAAAAACGAGAGCCATGTTCAGAAACCATCTTAAAATAGCCTGGAGAAGTATTAAGAAGGATACGCTATTTGCTACCATTAAAATTGGTGGCTTTGCTGTTGGTATAGCGGCTTGTCTTTTAATAGCCTTATTCATTCACAATGAAGTGGGTTATGATCAGCACTATACCAAAAAAGATCAGTTATATAGGGTAGTGTTAGAAGGCATGTACAAAGGTGAAGTCATGAAAAGCACTCACTTTCAATTACCCTTTGCAGAAGCCTTGCAAAATGATTTTCCAGAAATAAAAAAGGCAGGGAAAATAAATACAATTGAAATTTTTGGGGCAGGTAAACGCGGTATTCGCTTAGCTGGGGCAGCTCAAAATAACTTGGAAACCGGCTTTGTGCTTGCGGATCAAGAAGCATTTGAACTTTTGGAGGTGAAGTTGCAACAAGGTAATCCTAAAACCGCATTGGCAAATCCAAAAAGTATTGTCATATCGGAATCCAAAGCGGCAAAGTATTTTAATGGGGATAAAATTTTGGGCGAAACCATCATTTTAGATAATGATGAGAGTACTCCGTATACGGTAACCGGGGTCATGAAAGATGCTGCAAAAAACTCACATCTAACCTATGACTTTCTTTTACCTATAGAAGACACCAATGCAAACTGGACCAACCAGAATTACTTTACCTATGTGTTGGTAGATGACCGTACGAACGTGCAGGAATTGGAACAAAAAATGGTTTCTATTGTTGAAGACTATATTATACCTGCACAGCGCGAACGAGGGCGTGCTCCAGACTTTATTGAGGTGCTTAGAACCATGAAGTACAAACTACAGCCCATAACCGATATTCATCTGTATTCGGATATTAAAATGTCAGACGGACTTAAACATGGCGATATCCGTTTTGTTTGGCTTTTTGCCGCTGTAGCCGGTTTTGTGCTATTATTGGCGGTAATCAACTTTATTAATCTTTCTACCGCAAAGTCTGCCAATAGGGCTAAAGAGGTTGGCTTAAGAAAAACCATTGGTGCTTTTAAAAGCAATTTGATAACGCAATTTTTGACCGAATCTATGATGTTTAGTTTTGTGTCTTTTCTATTAGGCGTGCTATTGGCATGGGCATTACTGCCAACATTTAACAACATGGCATCTAAAACTATAGAAATGCCTTGGTCTGCTTGGTGGTTTGTTCCGGTAATAGTAGTTGCTGCTCTTTTAGTAGGTGCTTTGGCGGGCTTATATCCGGCATTTTATTTGTCGGCATTTAAACCGGTAAATGTTTTAAAGGGAAGTCTTAGTATTGGCAGTAAAAGTGGCAAATTAAGGAGCGGACTCGTTATTTTTCAATTTACCACATCGGTAGTGCTGATCATTGCCACTTTGATTATTTACAAACAAATGGACTTTATTCTTCAAAAAGAATTGGGGTATGATAAGGAACAGGTTGTTGTTCTAGAAGGTACCGGAATCTTAGGGGAGAGTGCTGAAAATTTTAAAGAACAACTACTTCAATTGCCACAAGTGAAATCGGCTACCATTTCTAATTATTTGCCGGTAGATGGTGGTAGTAGAAACGGTAATACATTTAGAAGGGAAGATGAAGGAAATGAAGGTAGAGGTATACCTGCCCAAATCTGGAGAGTAGATTATGATTACATTAAAACGCTTGGTATTACGGTTAAAACAGGAAGAGATTTTTCTAAGCAATTTGCGTCTGATGCTTTGAACTCAATTATTATAAACGCCAATATGCAACGTGAATTGGGCTTGGAAAACGCTATTGGCAAAGAACTAAACAATAACGGTCAACAGTTTAAGGTCATAGGTGTAATAGATGATTTTCATTTTAAGTCCTTAAAAGAAGATATTTCTTCGCTATCGCTCGTAATCGGTAAAGATTTAGGGTCTATATCGCTAAAGTTGGAAAAAGGAAATGTGAATGAAGCCTTGGCTTCAATTACTTCGGTTTGGGATAAAAATGTGCCCAGTCAGTCCATTAATTATAGTTTTTTAGATCAAGAGTTCAGCCATATGCACGATGATGTGGAACGTATGGGTAAAATATTCAACAGTTTTGCCCTGTTCGCTATTTTAGTTGCTTGTTTAGGCTTGTTTGCACTATCTGCCTTTATGGTAGAACAACGTAAAAAAGAGATCAGCATCCGCTTGGTTTTAGGGGCTCCGTTTAAAAGCATCTATAAATTGCTTACCGTAGATTTTATGAAACTGATTATAATTTCTATCGCCATTGCCATACCTGTAGGGTGGTATTTAATGAGCCGTTGGTTAGAGGATTTTGCCTACCACATCACTATTGGTTGGGGCATATTCTTTATCGCAGGATTCATTGCATTGACCATAGCTATTTTGACCATAAGCTATCAATCTATAGGCGCTGCGCTGATACAGCCTTTAAAAAGCTTGCGTAAAGAATAATTCATCATCAAAAAACAAAAATCATGTTCAAGATCTATTTAAAAATCGCCTTTAGAAATGCATTTAGATATAAGGGCAATAGTATCATTAATATAGCTGGACTTGCAATTGGTTTAACCTGTGTTATTTTGATAGCCCTTTTTATAAACGATGAATTAAGCTATGATCGTTTTTTTAATGATACGGACCAAGTGTATAGGGTCAATTTAAATGGTAAAATGGGCGATGATGAGTTCTATGCGGGTTATACACCTCCGCCAGCAGGTGAGACTTTGGTTGCAAATTTTCCTGAAATTGAAAGTTATACTCGTATATACAGACCCGGGGTTGATGTTCTTGAATATTCCAATGGTTCTGAAAAACAAATCTTCAACGAAGAAAACCTATTTGCGGTAGATGCCAATTTTTTAGAGGTTTTAAGCTATCCTATGTTAAAGGGTGATCCCATAAAAAGTTTGCAAGAAGGGAACAGTGTAGTTATAACCAATAGTATTGCAGAGAAATATTTTGGAGATGCAGATCCGCTTGGTAAAATTCTTTTTTATGGAAAGGAAAGAACACCGTTGAATGTTACGGGTGTTTTAGAAGATATGGACAATCTACAAACTTCTGTAGAATTTGATATACTAGTTCCTGTTTCAAATTTTTCAAATGTAAAACGATTTAATTGGAGTTGGGTATGGTTACAAATGGCTACTTATGTGAAATTGACTGAAAAAGCAGCGGCAAACCCAAAAGTGATTAATCATTTAGAATCACAGTTTCCAGAATTGATTAGGTTACATGCAGCAAATGCTTTTGACAGGATAGGGCAGCCGTATGAAGAGTTTTTGGAAAATGGGAACAAATGGGATTTACACTTGCAGGCACTAACCGATATTCATCTACATTCTAATGATATTGAATCTGCAATTACTGAACAGAACAGTGTTAAGAATTTATACATTTTTGCAATAATTGCGCTTTTTATTATAATACTGGCCTCGGTTAATTTTGTCAATTTAGCTACAGCGCAGGCCTCTAAGAGAAGTAAGGAAATTGGTATTAGAAAAGTGCTGGGTTCTCCCAGAATTCAACTTATAAAACAGTTTTTGGCGGAAGCCATTTTTTATACCGTAGTATCCACGTTTTTAGCTGTAGTGTTGGTATGGGTGTTTTTGCCGTTATTTAATCAGTTAGCTGGTAAAACCATTAATTTCAATTCAATATATGATAATGGTATTTGGTTATTTATTATTTGCCTTAGTTTATTTACCGCTCTTCTGGCGGGCATTTATCCAGCGTTTTATCTAACTTCTTTTAAAGCGGCAAATGTTTTAAAAGGGGTTTCTAAAGTAGCTAACAGTAAAGACGGTATTATTAGAAACGGATTAGTGATTTTTCAATTTACCGTTGCCATAATCATGATTATAGCAACTAGTGTTGTGTATCTGCAATTGAACTATACACAAAACCGTGATTTAGGTTATGATAAAGAAAACTTGCTTGTAATTCGTAATGCAGAAAAATTGGACGGTAGCGAAAAAACCTTTAGATCGGAACTAGAGGCGCTATCAGAAGTAAAAAATGCCGCCGTTTCTTCAGGTATGCTTACCAGAGGTAGTTTTGGTGATTTTTACTTTCCAGAAGCATCTAATTCTGACGATAAGGTCGCTAAGGATATTATATTACAATCTTACCTGGTTGATGAACATTTTATGAAGACCCTAGATTTGAAGTTAATAAAAGGTAGAGCGTTTGATAATAACTTCAATGATTCGTTGTCAGTTGTGATCAATGAAGCAGCAGCAAAGCAAATAGGATGGGAAAACCCTATTGGAAGAATGATTCAGTATCCTGGCGGTAAAATGGAATCATACAAAGTGGTGGGAGTTTTAAAGGACTTTAATTTAGAATCGTTGCATAGTCATATTACACCATTCGCATTGTTTTCGAATACCTCGGAGAGTTATGAAACTGGCGTTTCCTACATCACTTTAAAGGTGAGTTCGGAAAATATTGGAAAATTGATGTCTTCTATAGAAAAGAAATGGAATGACTATCAACCAAATGTGCCTTTTGAATATTCTTTTTTGGATGATGATTTAAATACCGCATATATATCAGACCAAAGACAGGCAAATTTGTTTGGGGTGTTTTCTTTCTTGACCATATTTATTGCCTGTATGGGGTTGTTGGGGTTAATAGCGTTCATAGCCCAACAGAAAACAAAAGAAATTGGGATAAGGAAAGTTTTGGGTGCAAGCATTAGTGAAATTGTACAGATGCTTGCTCGCGATTTTGTAATGGTAATTGTAATAGCCATGTTGATAGCGACACCGGTTGCATGGTATTTTATGAATAAATGGCTGCAAGATTTCGCCTATAAAATAGAAATACCTTGGTGGGTGTTTATAGTATCTGGCGGAATGGCCCTCGTCATTGCCCTTTTTACTATGGGATTTCAAGCAGTGAAGGCAGCGGTTGCAAACCCCGCTCAGAGTTTGCGAACAGAGTAAAATACATCCCATATGTTCTCTTGAAAGAAAAGTGGGTACACTATAGAATTCATCAAATCTACTCCCCTAGGTAAAGAGTAAGGGGGCTAAAAACAAAAATCATGATCAAAAACTATTTAAAAATCGCTTGGAGAAACCTTTGGAAGAACAAAGGCTATAGTATGCTGAATATCTTTGGTTTGGCAATAGGTATCACCTGTGCAGCCATGATTTTGCTTTGGGTAGAAGATGAGGTTGGTTATGATGCTAATTTTGATAAGCAAGACGTGGTATATTATGTACCCACAAATCAGCAATATGAAGGTGAGTGGCGTACATTTCATTCAACTCCCGGTCCGTTGGCAGAAGTTTTAAAGGAAGAGGTACCAGGTATTGTAGGTGCGGCCCGAACAAAAGAAGAAGATTTTTTATTTCAGGTAGGTGAAACGGCCATCAATAAAAATGGACGTTACGCAGATGCTGATTTTTTAAGTATGTTCAGCCTCTCATTTGTGGAAGGCAATTTGGAAACTGCTTTTGATGATGTAGATGCCATTGTTATCTCACAAGAAACGGCTACACAATTATTTGGTAAGAATATTTCAGCAATTAACAAAGTAATTAAAATAAACAACGAAGAAAGTTATATCGTTTCAGGAGTTTACGAAGATTTGCCGCACAATGTAACCTATAGTTTTGATTGGGTTGTTCCTTTTGATCACTTTGCAAAGGATAATGAATGGGTAAACGAATATGATAGAAACTTCGCGGACACTTTTGTGGAACTTTCGCCAGAAGCAAATTTTGATGTGGTCAATAATAAAGTAAAGGCAATACTACCAATGAAAACCGAGGACGATGAAACCATCGCCTTTTTATTCTCCATGAAAGATTGGCATTTACGTTCGGCATTTGAAGGCGGTAAAAATATAGGAGGACAAATAACCTATGTACGGCTGTTTAGTCTTATTGCACTCATTATTTTATTAATTGCCTGTATCAATTTTATGAACTTGGCTACTGCTCGTAGCGAGAAAAGGGCAAATGAAGTAGGGGTGCGTAAAGTTTTAGGCTCTGGGAGAAAAGGACTGATCTCTCAATTTATGGCAGAAGCGATAATCACAGCAGGGTTATCTGCCGTGTTAAGTGTGCTTTTGTTAAAGTTATTGGTGCCGCAATTTAATACCATGATCGGCAAACAATTAGCGCTAAACCTGGTAAACCCAACGCATTTGTTAACGCTGTTAGGTATCACATTGATTTGTGGCTTGGTTGCAGGCTGGTATCCGGCATTTTATTTGTCATCTTTTAAACCTGTAGACGTTTTAAAAGGAGCAAGAAGGTCAAAAGGAAGTGCCTCAATGATAAGAAAGGGGCTGGTAGCTACTCAGTTTGTTGTATCCATAGTATTTATCATCAGCACCATTATCGTCTATCAACAAGTACAGTATGTAAAAGGACGCGATTTAGGCTACAATAAAGAAAATCTGGTGAAAATTCCCGTTAACGGAGATATGATCAAAAACTTCAAACCTATTGAAGAAGACATGAAAGCTTCGGGGAGGATAGAAAGCATCGGATTCATTAATTCTGATATTT
The sequence above is a segment of the Maribacter dokdonensis DSW-8 genome. Coding sequences within it:
- a CDS encoding ABC transporter permease codes for the protein MFKIYLKIAFRNAFRYKGNSIINIAGLAIGLTCVILIALFINDELSYDRFFNDTDQVYRVNLNGKMGDDEFYAGYTPPPAGETLVANFPEIESYTRIYRPGVDVLEYSNGSEKQIFNEENLFAVDANFLEVLSYPMLKGDPIKSLQEGNSVVITNSIAEKYFGDADPLGKILFYGKERTPLNVTGVLEDMDNLQTSVEFDILVPVSNFSNVKRFNWSWVWLQMATYVKLTEKAAANPKVINHLESQFPELIRLHAANAFDRIGQPYEEFLENGNKWDLHLQALTDIHLHSNDIESAITEQNSVKNLYIFAIIALFIIILASVNFVNLATAQASKRSKEIGIRKVLGSPRIQLIKQFLAEAIFYTVVSTFLAVVLVWVFLPLFNQLAGKTINFNSIYDNGIWLFIICLSLFTALLAGIYPAFYLTSFKAANVLKGVSKVANSKDGIIRNGLVIFQFTVAIIMIIATSVVYLQLNYTQNRDLGYDKENLLVIRNAEKLDGSEKTFRSELEALSEVKNAAVSSGMLTRGSFGDFYFPEASNSDDKVAKDIILQSYLVDEHFMKTLDLKLIKGRAFDNNFNDSLSVVINEAAAKQIGWENPIGRMIQYPGGKMESYKVVGVLKDFNLESLHSHITPFALFSNTSESYETGVSYITLKVSSENIGKLMSSIEKKWNDYQPNVPFEYSFLDDDLNTAYISDQRQANLFGVFSFLTIFIACMGLLGLIAFIAQQKTKEIGIRKVLGASISEIVQMLARDFVMVIVIAMLIATPVAWYFMNKWLQDFAYKIEIPWWVFIVSGGMALVIALFTMGFQAVKAAVANPAQSLRTE
- a CDS encoding ABC transporter permease — protein: MFRNHLKIAWRSIKKDTLFATIKIGGFAVGIAACLLIALFIHNEVGYDQHYTKKDQLYRVVLEGMYKGEVMKSTHFQLPFAEALQNDFPEIKKAGKINTIEIFGAGKRGIRLAGAAQNNLETGFVLADQEAFELLEVKLQQGNPKTALANPKSIVISESKAAKYFNGDKILGETIILDNDESTPYTVTGVMKDAAKNSHLTYDFLLPIEDTNANWTNQNYFTYVLVDDRTNVQELEQKMVSIVEDYIIPAQRERGRAPDFIEVLRTMKYKLQPITDIHLYSDIKMSDGLKHGDIRFVWLFAAVAGFVLLLAVINFINLSTAKSANRAKEVGLRKTIGAFKSNLITQFLTESMMFSFVSFLLGVLLAWALLPTFNNMASKTIEMPWSAWWFVPVIVVAALLVGALAGLYPAFYLSAFKPVNVLKGSLSIGSKSGKLRSGLVIFQFTTSVVLIIATLIIYKQMDFILQKELGYDKEQVVVLEGTGILGESAENFKEQLLQLPQVKSATISNYLPVDGGSRNGNTFRREDEGNEGRGIPAQIWRVDYDYIKTLGITVKTGRDFSKQFASDALNSIIINANMQRELGLENAIGKELNNNGQQFKVIGVIDDFHFKSLKEDISSLSLVIGKDLGSISLKLEKGNVNEALASITSVWDKNVPSQSINYSFLDQEFSHMHDDVERMGKIFNSFALFAILVACLGLFALSAFMVEQRKKEISIRLVLGAPFKSIYKLLTVDFMKLIIISIAIAIPVGWYLMSRWLEDFAYHITIGWGIFFIAGFIALTIAILTISYQSIGAALIQPLKSLRKE
- a CDS encoding ABC transporter ATP-binding protein; this translates as MITITNLKKSFRTEEVETLALNSVNLKVEDGEFVAIMGPSGCGKSTLLNIIGMLDNPTEGSYNFAGNEVGGLKESERTQLRKGNLGFVFQSFNLIDELTVFENVELPLIYLKMGKAERKEKVMKVLERMKIAHREKHFPQQLSGGQQQRVAISRAVVTNPKLILADEPTGNLDSKNGIEVMNLLTELNQEGTTIVMVTHSDRDSHYAHRVVNLFDGQIVTESQNRAIGAMM
- a CDS encoding ABC transporter permease, whose protein sequence is MIKNYLKIAWRNLWKNKGYSMLNIFGLAIGITCAAMILLWVEDEVGYDANFDKQDVVYYVPTNQQYEGEWRTFHSTPGPLAEVLKEEVPGIVGAARTKEEDFLFQVGETAINKNGRYADADFLSMFSLSFVEGNLETAFDDVDAIVISQETATQLFGKNISAINKVIKINNEESYIVSGVYEDLPHNVTYSFDWVVPFDHFAKDNEWVNEYDRNFADTFVELSPEANFDVVNNKVKAILPMKTEDDETIAFLFSMKDWHLRSAFEGGKNIGGQITYVRLFSLIALIILLIACINFMNLATARSEKRANEVGVRKVLGSGRKGLISQFMAEAIITAGLSAVLSVLLLKLLVPQFNTMIGKQLALNLVNPTHLLTLLGITLICGLVAGWYPAFYLSSFKPVDVLKGARRSKGSASMIRKGLVATQFVVSIVFIISTIIVYQQVQYVKGRDLGYNKENLVKIPVNGDMIKNFKPIEEDMKASGRIESIGFINSDILSGGNNTSGLSWQGGVDTEDVLVSVRDITVDFFNTTGMKIIEGRGFSNNPAQDSVNIIVSESFAKLMGSGSAIGKTIEEDYPVIGVVKDYVYGDMYGSSDPVIFFNDPSQARFMYVKTKTGIETALALNAMEATLHKFNPAFPFEYEFVDDTYDAKFKSEQLIGNLSQVFALLAILISCLGLFGLSAFTADQRRKEIGVRKVLGSSITGIVGLLSKDFMKLVGMAIVIATPIAWLLMQNWLEGFAYRTSINAWAFIIAGAVAIVIALLTISFQAINAARVNPVKSLRTE